In Huiozyma naganishii CBS 8797 chromosome 5, complete genome, the genomic window CGATGAGGAAGTCGAGGaggaaaataaagaaacaCACCAGGAAttgaatttggaaaacgttAAGGAGGATAACGGCTCCGAAATTGTCTATGAGGCAAACAGCAGTGATAGTGATTCTGCTAGCTCTAGTGATAGCGACTAGAACATAAATATATGTAGCATCACATTTCAATATACGCTACGTATTATCTTGTATAATAATAGTATATTAGACGGCACAATTGCATTTTATTTCGTTCATCCTGCAAAGCAGGTTACGTTCTGGCTCCCATTTTTCTAGTCAACTTTTATACAGTGGGATTAAACAGATTGGCAGACAAGTTATTTGTATTTACACACGAATACGAGATATATCTGTTTCGCAAGTTAGTACGACATAGTATAAAGTCACGAAACCCTCTTTTATTGCCAATCCTGCAAACCCTTTCAGCGTAAATATTCCGGTATCGATCTTCGAGTGTTGTCCATTGCTGCCAGCCACTCAACTGTTTTTCAATTAATGCTGTCCATCGCCACTATTACAAAGAACAAAACCGCACTGTATTAGTCTCTTAACATTTGGAAGTCGGGGCTGTCCATAAACATAATCGAATTTTATATCTCAATTTTACATTGTGGCGTTTGTAACATGCGTACGTCCACGTTAACTGAACCCAAAGCGCAAATATCCATCCTCCACCTTAgtgagaaaaaaatgcCAATAAAACGAGGAGTTTCGAATGAAGAGTGTCTGTTGAGTTCTCCGGTTATCTCCTATATGTCACAACTGAGCTAAACTTTGTGGGATATTAGTGCTAACAGTTAAGTGACCGTGAGCGGGAATGCGCCTTCTATTACGTAACCCCCCATTTTCGTACAAAAATATTTCACCGTATTAAACACCAAATAATTCCTTTATTAGGTCGTCTATTTCGTGACTCAACGTGAAATCTTGGTTGTACACTAGATTTTGGATGGGCTCTTCTTTCAACTTTGCAGGAAGAATATACTGTGGATACAGTTTTTCATGGAAAATTCGCAGAAAGAGTCTGAATGAATTGTCCCAACGGGGGCTGTCAATGATTTGTAACTTCCTCAAACAACTTATTGCCAGAAGGCATGCGTAAAGCTGATACAAAGTGGCCTTTTCATAGTTGTGGAACTTGTGGCTAAAATTTGTAAACAACGTTTGTAAATCATCGATGATCTCAATAACTACTACTCGGGACTCTTCACTTTCCTCAATGAATGGTTTGTTGAAGGTAAGAAGAACAATATAGTAGTAGTACCAGAAGTACGATACAGTTGGATCAGTGGACACGTCTTCATCCTTGATCAATTCTTGACTCCATAATAAAAATTCCGGCAGTGATTGTCTCCAACTGTAAACTTGATTGTTGAAAGTTGCCAAGTATTCTAACCTAGCAGTATTGTCCTGAGACTCGATGAAAATCTTGGAGATGAATATTTGAACAATACGGGACAAAATgatcaaatttttcagcgGTAGTGCTACTTGTAAGACGTGTCCACCAATGAATCTGAACTCTTCTGTACCCTCCACCTCAGGAAGTTCATCCGATGCTGGAATAGTGGAGTTACTCACGCTCAACGTGGATGTCCTTCCCAACATCAGGCATATGAAATGATCCGCAATATAGCACCCCCAGTAAATCCTTGAACGAATTTCCAATTCACTTTTCGTTAGTTTCCCTTTACCATTATCGTCTGCATCTGTATACCAGACTTCAGGGTCTAGCTGGAACCCCATCTCGTAACCGACTCTGATGGCAAGACCACTGAAATACCATGCCAGTTGGTTATTCCCTTTTCCTAACTCGTAAAAGGCGAGACACAGCAACGCTTGAACAGTTGTAATAGAGGTAACGCTGTTTTCATCAAACACGAGCTTCAACAACGCGGTTTTGCTCTTCTCGTAGTACATTTCTGAAAAGTCCTGCAGTTCCAGTGATAGACGGGACCCAATCGCACACACGGCATATATCAATTCCATAGAGCAGTATTCTGATGTCGAATAGTCATCCTCAGCATGGTTGAAAAACCCGTACAAGAAACTCTCTCTGTGCATGAATATGAAATGTCCTGGGTACAACCATCGGTAAAAATTGGAGAGTGACTGAAGTATTTTTGGGTCTGTATTGATTCTGTTAGAGTCACTGGAAGAAATTCGCTTAATTACAGTAGTCTTTAAGTCGGCAATACGGTTGTGTGCTTGCGCCTGATTTATTGACGGGTGTGTAGGTCCCGTAGAGTCCATTGAATCTGGAGTTTGTGACCTCGTAGACGGCGTGATAGAGTCTGTCGATGCAAGTGACGCGGATGAGTTTGAACTGTACGCCCCGGGGCGCACTTTATAAGTGACTGGTCCCTCTGGGTACAAACTGCCCTTCACAAGCGTCTTCTTGGGTTTCCTTTCTGCAGAATCTGCGTGCTCCAAGTGTCTCAATTGGCGAGCTGAGATATCAGCCTGTTCTATGTGAAGAGGGGGCAAGATAGTAATTTTTGATTTATTTGGCACAGGGGCAGGCATAGCAGTACTATGAGATGGGGCACTCACAGtagcaacagcagcagcggcgGAAGCGGCGGCGTCGCTGTGGAATGTTGGATCTGGAGTGGCAGTAGCACTCGCGTCTACATTTGAGATAACGTCGCCAATCATCATGCTGTTCAACACTTGCTCATTGTTTGGATACAGCTTATCAACAACTGCCTTCAAATTGGACTCCAAGTATGCACAGTGTGCCTCCAGCGACTTGACGTATCCGGAGGTGTACCGTTTCTTGCGCAGATCGTCCTCGTTCACGTTGCACTCAATCTCGAGCCGAGTGCAGTTCCCACAGGGGAACCCCAAGTCACACTTCTTCCGGCGCTTCCTGCAGTTGGAGCAGGACAGCCTTTTCTTACCAGTTGGCCCCAGCACGGGCGTCCTCCTCTCGCCGTCAAAATCACTGTTCCCGGGCCCTGTGGGAAAGTGCATCCCACTGCTCACTGTATCCTCACGCATCAGAAAGAGGAGGGAACTGCTAGACACAAATTGCACCACAGATCGGTCTCACAGATGCCCACCACACAAGCGATAATTTGTTTATCAGTCACCGATGAACAATCGTCGATGAGTCTTTTGCTGATaattaaaataaaattgtGAGTACGGCGTTTACAGCAACATCTGACACTATACATCAAGATACAACTGCTATATACTGTGCGAGAGATCTCCAGAGTCCCCTCCGATTCCGTAGGGCGTGTTGCTCTGACAAGGCTACAACTCGTCGTGGAGCAGGTCGAATTCGTCAACATCTTCTTGCACTTCTTGTGGTTGCTTTCCAGCCTGTTGGGTTTTCTCGCGCTGACTTCCCGTGCGATTGAATGCGTCTGCCTCTGCCTCTGCGGCGGCCTTGATAGACTGCAAGGTCGCGTCCACTTTACTCTGGTCGAAAGCTAACGGTTCTCTagttgatttcttcaaggcACCAATGGGCATTTGGCCCTGGACATCGTTCAGTAAATCTTGGCCGATGTTGACGAGCGAGTTCTGGTCTGCTGACAGTCTCTGGTAGTGGATCCGGAACACTTCCCCTCCAGAGAGAGCGCGGACCCGGTCCATGTGTACTACAAAGGCCGGTTCAGCGGAATAGAACGCGAACCCTGTCTCCTCCTTGAGTTTCTTCCAGTACCCTTCATCCCAGTAACCTTTCCCCTTCATTCTGAACATGTTCACGGGTCTCTTCGATTTCATCGTGGACCGCAGCATCAGAACAGGATCCACTGGCGTTGATGTAGGCGCCATGTACACCAAATGGTGGACGCTCCTTGGGAATAACACGTCCAACAATAAAACTCTCGCTACATTGGTCCTCCGCTCAATGAACCTTTGGGGTCTTATCCATACCGGCCAGCTATAACTGATAAACCGAACTTCGACATTCAGCTCCGCGTTGTTGTTAACAGCGTCCACAAAACGGTAAAGTGACTTCGAGTAGAAAGATTCTGACAGTAGCCAAAACACGATCCTCTCGCTTCTTGAAGTGGCAATCTTCAAGATCATATCCTTGTagatctcctcctcttccaagCTGGACAAAACGGTGAAAACGTTTGTTGCGTCATCGATAGCCACCACATCTTCCCTTACATCCACATCTTCATGCTCTTCCAATGTGACGAGTACACGTACAGGATCGAAAGTGTCCACAGAAAACCGATCGGACAGAACAAATTCAGAATTGAACTGGGTGGACATGCCCTTTACTTCGAAACGAGGGTCTGTGCTACGGATCGTGTAGTTCTGCGCGAGTGTCTTGACATGAAACTGAGCGTAACCAAATGTCTCCATTGTAGTCGCATTGCCGACAGAAATCCCAGCAGAGTCTAACAACTCCAACGAGACTCCTCCAATACTATTGACACTCCCTTGCGATAACTTCCTATCTTTGTCGAAGCAGTAAACTTCGATCACGATGCTTTCCAATGTGGTAATATTAGACATAACAAACGTTTTAGGGACATCCACTTCCACGTCGTAGGATGACAAGACATCAGTGGATAGTTGAACATCCCTGTCCGGTAGGTATACTCTCTGATTGGGGACCACTTTTAGTTCCAAAGTGGGTAGCAGAACAATCTCTATGTCAACAAAGGACAAATTTTGCAGCATGGGAATCAGagccaaaattttttgggtCCTCTCTTCTACTGGATCAACAACCAGGGTCACAAGAACCGGTTTACTTTTGTCTTTGCTCTCGAAAGTAGTGAAATTGTTAATCATGACATGCCCTTGTAAATCCAACCTGCTTAACGTCGTCTCTGTGGTAAACTCAAACCCTTTACGATTAATCTGCAGACTATGGTAGTATGTCTTGGCAAGAATAGAAGACACTACTTCATAAGTGTTCGGATCAGAAATTTCTTCGTGATCTTCAGGGACTAGTCCTTCTAGAGCACGAACCATATCCAGAGTTCTCTGCGCCTCTCTCTTAACAATGGCTTCAAAGTGCTCTTTGCTAGGAATCTCGTCTTTATTAAAATGAATGAATCTACCATTGAGAACCATAAACCGACCAGCTTCCAAAAATTCGAGGGCAATATCGGGCAACCATTGCTTTATCCAGTTTAGATTAACGCCCAAAGAACGCCTTTTCTGCTGTTTAAAGGACGTTATAGTTTTCCTTAGGCTCTTTTTCATATCACTACCAGATTTGGCCAGCGCTGTTTTCACAGAAAGCCAATTCCCATCCTTAGCTTCGCCTGTGTGGATTACTCTTACACGGACTCCAGAAAACTTGACAGTAATCATGTTGTATAGTCTTTGTAGAGCTGACAAAGTACCGAAATCATCGACCAAAGAAATCGTGTGTaagattttgaagttcttaTTTTTGGTTGTACTCGACAACTCTATCCCGCAGTTTGTTAATGCGTCATTGTCCATAACAGTGTACAATGCATCAGAGAAATAGTCTGGTGTGTACTTGTGGTGCTTCAAGGTTGCAGATTTCAGATGCAAAAGACCCCTGACGTCTATATTACCTGTAGTGaaatcttcctcttttctCCGTCTTTCCAGCTTGAATTTAATTTGCTCGACGTCCCGTTTGATAACTTTGGCCAAAAGATAATGCCAGGCATTTTTCTGGAAGGGGAAAATTTCACCATCGATGATGATAGCGGTGTCATCGATATCCAAATAGGATAACAACTCGGAGTTATCTGGATGAGGGAACTTGCTATCCAAAGGTAAATCCTTCTCTGCGATCAAGTCGACGAAAAACTCTTTCAATTGGCTCAAGCTCTGTTCTTTCAATTTGTAAATCGTGGAAAGTACCTTTTCAGATTCCTTATTAGTAATGGGGAGTAATCCTAGTCTTTGTGGGTACCCCTGTGATACAACATCCAGAACTCTTACCAAAGCGGTCAATGCATCGCTATTAACCGTTCCCTCCTCCAGATTGCTAAAATCAATGACAAACACGAGTTCATTCCAGTTTTGTCTAAACTCTGGGATTTCGCCAAACTTGgtcttttcaaagaactgtGAAGCATCGTTTCGCAATTCGTTGTAAACGTCGTCCTTTTCAATATCGTTAAAGTAGATCACATTGTGAGAGAATGCTGGAATCCTATGTGCGTCCACTTTTATAGGTTGCAACTCTTGCATAGTTGGCATAGAAATTTCAGAGAACAGGTTAACTAAATTTCTTGCATCATGATATGCAAAACCGGGGATCGCCTTATGCAGTGCCTTTGTCAGAAGTTTCAAACGGTCGTATTCCACTTGGACAAGATTGACCAGAGAGTAAGGATCCAACGAAGTGAGTTTAATGTTTTGACCGTTGACAAACAACCCTAGGAGGAAGTAATCTATCCCATACTGTTCCAACACATGGTTACTTTTTTCTATCTCATTGATTTCTGCATCGGAGATCTCCATCTTTGTCAACTCTTCGAACAACAGAGGGAAATTGTTGACAATGCGTTGGAAGTACTCAATTGTGGCATCAAAGTCCTTTGTTCCACTATAATGTTTGGCAATCAACGATGCAATCTTGATATCCAAATCCTCCAGCTCCTCCTCGGTTGGTTCATAATCAAGGGATTGCGGTAGGGAGAGCCCGTATGGAAGTTTCACGTACGGAACAATGCTGTCCCAGTGTTCACCATCctttttgaaagtgagTTCCAAGGGGAAATCTACTTCAAGAGGAGTTGCCTCCCGATAGGAGCAAGTGGGTCTCCAAACAAACCTTATCTTACCGGACCCAATTGCCTCGGCAAACAAATTTCGGTTGAACTCTCTAAATGCTTGCGATGAGGGGCACCCAAAGAAAGTAATCAACGGGGCCGCCGCGTTCCATCCAATCACCACATCGAACCGCGAGTTCAAAATGTCAGTATCAGGTACCGCTGTCTGCCTCTTCAGATCCTTCGATTTCATATAAAAGACGTCATCAGGTTTACTGTACACATCACCATTCAACACAAAGTAATTTTCATCGGTAAGACCGGTCGCCTGATCTAGTGGGAACCCCATAGGATACAGATGGTAGTATTTATCGAAAAGAGGAGCCCAGTTGGCGCCATCCCCGGCGGTAGTACTCAGCGATTCCAGCACGGATTCAAATATTccagcaccaccagcaTCATCTGCATCATCCCTATCCTCCGCTGAGTCCAGCCCAGTGATTGTAGGGTACAATCCTGCGAGAATCACCTTGTCGACGCCAATGTGCACGAGAATCGAGTATATCCGGACCGCCTCTTGGGCCCCAAGAGTCAATCCTTCGCCATATTCAACCTGAACTGCCCACAAACACGCAGCCAAGTGCAACACATTTAAAATGAACCGGCAACAACCCATTGGCGAGCTTCAAACACCTTACCTTTTGCTTTAATCTTCCAACGACTCGAtattttgttcattttgaagaaaagctgaaaattttttttacttcttTCCAACGCCATCGCGTTATCGCTTCGACTGTTCGATGCAGAGGAGACAAACGAAGTAGCGACGTCGTTGATCTGTTTACGTACTCGAGGAATAGTGTGTTCTGTTCCCTGTTTAGTTACCCAGAGACTGTGCAAATTTCACCTGCCCAGCAGCGCTAGATCACCACCTTTACGGGAAAACAGAATGACTATTGGCGATAAAGAGAAGTGGACGGCTAAGAACGTCCGTAACACGTTCATGGACTACTTCAAGCAGAGAGAGCACACTTTTGTGCACTCCTCGCCAGTGGTCCCCTTCGATGACCCAACTTTGCTGTTTGCGAACGCTGGTATGAATCAGTACAAGCCCATTTTCCAAGGTACGGTAGACCCATCCTCCGATTTCTACACGTTGAAGCGTGCGTACAACTCGCAAAAGTGTGTCAGAGCCGGTGGTAAACACAACGATTTGGAGGATGTAGGGAAGGACTCCTACCATCACACTTTCTTCGAGATGTTGGGTAACTGGTCCTTCGGTGATTATTTCAAGAAGGAGGCCATCCAGTTTGCGTGGGAACTGCTGACAGTTGTCTACGGTATTCCAAGCGACAGACTGTACGTGACGTATTTTGAAGGTGACTCGAAGCTCGGGTTGCAGCCGGATGAGGAGGCTCGCCAGTTGTGGAGAGACGTCGGTGTGTTGGACGACCATATCCTACCAGGTAACGCTAAGGACAACTTTTGGGAGATGGGTGAGCAAGGTCCCTGTGGTCCATGTTCCGAGGTCCATTACGACAGGATCGGTGGGAGAAACGCTGCGTCTTTGGTTAACATGGACGACCCAGACGTGCTAGAGGTCTGGAATCTGGTTTTCATGCAGTTCAACAGAGAGCAGGACGGCTCGTTGAAGTCTCTTCCAGCCAAGCACATAGATACCGGTATGGGGTTTGAAAGATTGGTGTCCGTCTTGCAAGACGTTAGATCGAACTACGACACCGACGTGTTCATCCCATTGTTCAAGCGTATCCAAGAGATCACAAACGCGAGACCTTACGCTGGTAAGTTTTCTGAGGAGGACGCAGACGGTGTCGACACCGCCTACAGAGTCTTGGCAGACCATGTCCGTACTCTGATGTTTGCTCTTGCTGACGGTGGTGTCCCCAACAACGAAGGTAGAGGTTACGTGCTGAGACGTATCCTGAGAAGAGGCGCACGTTACGCACGTAAATACATGAACTACCCAATTGggaacttcttctccacGTTGGCTCCAACTTTGATTGAACAAGTTAAGGATATCTTCCCGGAGTTGGCCAAGGACCCATCTTTCCTTTTCGAAATCttggatgaggaggaggctTCATTCGCCAAGACTCTGGACAGAGGTGAAAGACTGTTTGAGAAGTACGCTGCCACAGCTGCTGAGAACTCTACCAAAACTTTGGATGGTAAGCAAGTGTGGAGGCTTTACGACACCTACGGGTTCCCAGTCGATCTAACTGAGCTGATGGCCGAGGAGAAGGGCCTGAAGATCGATGGTCCAGGATTTGAGAAGGCCAAGCAGGAGTCCTACGAGGCCTCGAAGAGAGGCGGGAAGAAGGATGACACCTCTTTGATTAAACTAAACGTTCACGAACTGAGCGAGCTAAACAATGAGAACGTCCCCAAGACTGACGACAGTGCTAAGTACGGGTTCGAAAATATCGATGCTaagattttgaagttgcACGATGGTACCGCATTTGTTGACGAAATCACGGAAACGGACAAGAAGTATGGTATGATCTTGGACAAGAGTTGTTTCTACGCTGAGCAAGGTGGTCAAGAATACGACACCGGTAAGATTGTCATTGACGATGTTGCTGAGTTTAATGTGGAAAACGTTCAATTGTACAATGGGTTTGTGTTCCACACTGGTTCCTTGAAAGAGGGTAAACTTTCCGTCGGCGACAAAGTCATTGCATCCTACGATGAGCTACGTCGTTTCCCAATCAAGAACAATCACACTGGTACCCATATTTTGAACTTTGCACTGCGCCAAGTCATCGGTAAGGAGGTCGACCAGAAGGGTTCTCTTGTAGCACCTGAGAAGTTGAGATTTGACTTCTCGCACAAGAAGGCGCTCTCCCTTGATGAGGTACGCTCCGTGGAGAACGTGTGTAACGAGCAGATTAAGGAGAGCTTGTCTGTTTACTACAAGGACGTACCATTGGAACAGGCCAAGGCGATCTCCTCTGTGCGTGCTGTGTTTGGTGAGACGTACCCGGACCCTGTCCGTGTTGTATCGATTGGGAAACCCGTTGACGAATTGTTGGCGGATCCAGCCAATGAAGAATGGAACAAGTACTCTGTCGAGTTCTGCGGTGGTACGCACGTGGTAAAGACTTCTGACATCAAGTTCCTTGTGATCTTGGAGGAGAACGGTATCGCAAAGGGTATCCGGAGAATTGTGGCTGTCACTGGTACGGAAGCGTTTGAGGCACAAAGGGTTGCTCAAGAGTTTGACTCGCAATTGGTGGCCACTGAGAAGATGTTCTTCTCTGctgaaaaggagaagaagttaAAGGAGCTTGGTGTCCAGTTAGGCCAGCTTTCCGTTTCTGTGATTGACAAGCAcgagttgaaggaaaaattcaacaagatCGACAAGGCGGTGCGTGATGAGGTTAAGTCGAGAGCAAAGAAGGAGATCAAGCAGACTTTGGATGACGTGAAGAGCTACTTCACCGAGAACGGCGAGTCCACGTTTTTGGTGAAGCACATTTCGATCCCAGTGAACGCGAAGGCGATCACCGAGTCCGTAAACTACTTGAAGAGTTCCGACAAGGACAAGTCCATTTATTTATTCACCGGTAACGACGACAACGGCAAGATTGCGCACGGCTGTTACATCTCTGATGCTGCGATTGCCAAGGGTGTCGACGGTTCTGCATTGGCGAAGCAAGTGTCCGGTATCATTGGCGGGAAAGCCGGTGGTAAGGGTAACGTGTTCCAGGGGATGGGGGACAAGCCATCCGATGTTGCCAAAGCTATTGCTGAAGTTGAACAGGCTTTGAAGACAAAGTTGAGTTTATAAAAGTGAGAGAGTGTGTGTATGATGATGTAGAATAGTATGATAGTTTTTCTTTGTGCTAGAGTATATGCAGTGATGCTACTTCTTGTCGTCCATGAGCCATTTCCAAATGTAGTCTCTTTCGGATCCCGAGGATGGTTTCCTTGTAGACTGTGGCCCTCTCCATATGCGCCTGAGTGCCGCTGAGAATTTCTGCGGGAGTGTTGGTTGCGGGACGACTACTGGTGGCCCCTGTGACGTCCTTTTTATGGATCGCACAGCTGTATCTGGTCTTCTCTTGAGCATTGAGAGTTTCGTGACGTCTCtcaacgatttgaagttAGTTCTTGTGATCCATAGTCCCGCGGCGAGCGAGAGGACCACTACGGCGTTGAACCCTACAACTGACTCCTCGATAAAATTCTTGAGGTTCATCCCGTAGAATGCCGGGAGTAAAGTGGCGACCGTGACCCCCAGAGTGTAGATGGTGACTTTGAGTTCTAGTAGCATGAGTGAGTTTCTGTTTGCGTCTAGGATGATGTTGACGATCTCTTCTGTGGACTTGATGTCCTCTATGAGGGACATCGCCTGCTGTACGAACTCGTCGCACTGTGTGTAGTAGTTCTCTATAAGCATCTCCAATTCGGCGAAGTCATCCCCCTCGCGCCTCGTGGGCGCGAGGTACATAGCTGCGAGGTCCTCGTCACTCTCTAGCAGTTCGTCGAGGACCTCCCTGATGAGAAACGCACGCTGGTAAAACGCGGTGAGGCTCTTGGATTTGACGAGCAAGTCTCGAAGCTTGTCCCTGTTGACCTCGTTCTCCAGTTGGAAGAGGATCTGCTTACAGACGCTGGCCTGCTTCTTGAACTCTGTCTCCAGAGTGGACATGACATTGATGAGGATGCACTCCAGAGCTCTGTGTTCGTACGGTTGTGCCGGTGCGGGCGCCGGCTGCTGTTGCATctgctgtggtggtggaCGCAGTTTGGACTCCAGGTCGTAGATGAGCACCCCCAAGAGCAGAGCACTGTTCCTATCTGCCGTGTCGAACACAAACACTCTGTCCTGTTCGATGAGCGCCTTGATATGGAGTAAGTTGACGACTATGCAGTTGCGTTTGGTCATTATCGTTGGGATGACCTCGACGTTTGACGAGTCCAGTTTGCGAAGGTCTCTAGGGTACAAGCTGTGTTCCCTGAGGAACTGCCATTTGGGGAACTTCTGGGACACAGCGACGACGTGCCCTACTGCGTTGAACACGGAACAGGACACCTGTGAGTCCGTAGGTTTGATCGGTTGTAACGAGagcagttgctgctggATCGGTTTGAGCGAGGGCAACCCAGCGAGCCCGCGGCGCAGACGTACACGTACCCGTTCTCGCAGCAACCCACTGCAACGACGAGAGCAGTGTGACCACATTCAATTGGTGTTTGTGGTCCAGTGTGAGTGTAACAGTTGTTCAAGGTGCAGTTGGTTGTTGCTTCAGGTTATAAaactactactactactactagTACGTACGTACGTAAGTAACGTTAGTCTGCAGGGCATTCGGGACACTCAGTCGAAGAACTTTCTTGTCTTGGAGATGCCGAACAGTTCGAGACGGATCGCTGGGAGCGCCTCCTGGGATAGCAGGACGAGTCTCTCGTCGAGGGTGTTGTCGAGAGTGACCTTCCCGCGCGGGTCCGAGACGAGGACACCTCCGAGGGCGTCCCCTGGGAGACAGTGTTCCCCAGGCTTGCTCAGCGTGGTGATCTCGACGGGCCCGCCCGTCTCTTGCTCGTACTCGCTGGCGAGTTCCTTAGCAAGGGACTCTACGAGCGGGATATCCTGTTCCCTGCAACGTAACACGACTTGCGGCTCAAGCAACCGCAACAGGGACTCCCTGATAAGCCCTCTCATTACACGCTTGTACTCCGCAGCGTCACCCTGCAACTTCTTCGCAAGAGACTGTCTTGCCTCAGCGAAGATATCAGCTAGTGCGGTGTCTCTCTCGGCCAACACCTTGAGCCGCATCCGGTTCGCGACTGTGGACTTACCAATCTGCTGCTTGAGAGCGGCGGCCTTGAGCCGTGCCGCGTAGTTAGCATCCAAAGATGCGGTCTCCTGGCGCACGACGGCAGTCTTCTCGATCTCGTACTCTTGGTCCGCCTTCAACTGGATCTCCCGGGCCTTCTCCTGCGCCTCCTTCAGGATGAACTGCTGCATCTTGTGCAGCTCATCGTTGACCTGGTTCGGTGTGAGCGACGTGATCACTGAGGACATGCTGGGTGGGtgtgttgttcttgttcttgttcttgttgtagttgttgctgtcgtTGCAACGAATTCAGAATTGAATAAAATGAAGATAACACTATACTATACTGCACTATACTGTAGGGTAGTGTGGTGTAATCCTGTCCTacaccactactactactagTTCCAGGGTGAATTGCTCACACTAGTGTTGTGCAGTAGTGTCAGAGCGTTTTGGTATACTGTGTTATACTATACTATACTGTACTATGCTATACTGTAGGGTAAACCTGTAGTATAGCATAGTGCTACGACGTAGATGCTTCTACACTGCTACGCTGCTATGCTGCAGTCAGTTGGGAGTACCTGAACCGACGAG contains:
- the TEA1 gene encoding Tea1p (similar to Saccharomyces cerevisiae TEA1 (YOR337W); ancestral locus Anc_7.56) produces the protein MREDTVSSGMHFPTGPGNSDFDGERRTPVLGPTGKKRLSCSNCRKRRKKCDLGFPCGNCTRLEIECNVNEDDLRKKRYTSGYVKSLEAHCAYLESNLKAVVDKLYPNNEQVLNSMMIGDVISNVDASATATPDPTFHSDAAASAAAAVATVSAPSHSTAMPAPVPNKSKITILPPLHIEQADISARQLRHLEHADSAERKPKKTLVKGSLYPEGPVTYKVRPGAYSSNSSASLASTDSITPSTRSQTPDSMDSTGPTHPSINQAQAHNRIADLKTTVIKRISSSDSNRINTDPKILQSLSNFYRWLYPGHFIFMHRESFLYGFFNHAEDDYSTSEYCSMELIYAVCAIGSRLSLELQDFSEMYYEKSKTALLKLVFDENSVTSITTVQALLCLAFYELGKGNNQLAWYFSGLAIRVGYEMGFQLDPEVWYTDADDNGKGKLTKSELEIRSRIYWGCYIADHFICLMLGRTSTLSVSNSTIPASDELPEVEGTEEFRFIGGHVLQVALPLKNLIILSRIVQIFISKIFIESQDNTARLEYLATFNNQVYSWRQSLPEFLLWSQELIKDEDVSTDPTVSYFWYYYYIVLLTFNKPFIEESEESRVVVIEIIDDLQTLFTNFSHKFHNYEKATLYQLYACLLAISCLRKLQIIDSPRWDNSFRLFLRIFHEKLYPQYILPAKLKEEPIQNLVYNQDFTLSHEIDDLIKELFGV
- the KRE5 gene encoding Kre5p (similar to Saccharomyces cerevisiae KRE5 (YOR336W); ancestral locus Anc_7.57); amino-acid sequence: MGCCRFILNVLHLAACLWAVQVEYGEGLTLGAQEAVRIYSILVHIGVDKVILAGLYPTITGLDSAEDRDDADDAGGAGIFESVLESLSTTAGDGANWAPLFDKYYHLYPMGFPLDQATGLTDENYFVLNGDVYSKPDDVFYMKSKDLKRQTAVPDTDILNSRFDVVIGWNAAAPLITFFGCPSSQAFREFNRNLFAEAIGSGKIRFVWRPTCSYREATPLEVDFPLELTFKKDGEHWDSIVPYVKLPYGLSLPQSLDYEPTEEELEDLDIKIASLIAKHYSGTKDFDATIEYFQRIVNNFPLLFEELTKMEISDAEINEIEKSNHVLEQYGIDYFLLGLFVNGQNIKLTSLDPYSLVNLVQVEYDRLKLLTKALHKAIPGFAYHDARNLVNLFSEISMPTMQELQPIKVDAHRIPAFSHNVIYFNDIEKDDVYNELRNDASQFFEKTKFGEIPEFRQNWNELVFVIDFSNLEEGTVNSDALTALVRVLDVVSQGYPQRLGLLPITNKESEKVLSTIYKLKEQSLSQLKEFFVDLIAEKDLPLDSKFPHPDNSELLSYLDIDDTAIIIDGEIFPFQKNAWHYLLAKVIKRDVEQIKFKLERRRKEEDFTTGNIDVRGLLHLKSATLKHHKYTPDYFSDALYTVMDNDALTNCGIELSSTTKNKNFKILHTISLVDDFGTLSALQRLYNMITVKFSGVRVRVIHTGEAKDGNWLSVKTALAKSGSDMKKSLRKTITSFKQQKRRSLGVNLNWIKQWLPDIALEFLEAGRFMVLNGRFIHFNKDEIPSKEHFEAIVKREAQRTLDMVRALEGLVPEDHEEISDPNTYEVVSSILAKTYYHSLQINRKGFEFTTETTLSRLDLQGHVMINNFTTFESKDKSKPVLVTLVVDPVEERTQKILALIPMLQNLSFVDIEIVLLPTLELKVVPNQRVYLPDRDVQLSTDVLSSYDVEVDVPKTFVMSNITTLESIVIEVYCFDKDRKLSQGSVNSIGGVSLELLDSAGISVGNATTMETFGYAQFHVKTLAQNYTIRSTDPRFEVKGMSTQFNSEFVLSDRFSVDTFDPVRVLVTLEEHEDVDVREDVVAIDDATNVFTVLSSLEEEEIYKDMILKIATSRSERIVFWLLSESFYSKSLYRFVDAVNNNAELNVEVRFISYSWPVWIRPQRFIERRTNVARVLLLDVLFPRSVHHLVYMAPTSTPVDPVLMLRSTMKSKRPVNMFRMKGKGYWDEGYWKKLKEETGFAFYSAEPAFVVHMDRVRALSGGEVFRIHYQRLSADQNSLVNIGQDLLNDVQGQMPIGALKKSTREPLAFDQSKVDATLQSIKAAAEAEADAFNRTGSQREKTQQAGKQPQEVQEDVDEFDLLHDEL